The proteins below are encoded in one region of Sedimentibacter sp. zth1:
- a CDS encoding DegV family protein has product MQQYAITCCSTADMPNEYFQEKSIQYVCFHFSIDGKQYQDDLGKSMPYKEFYEKISTGSQATTSQVNVQEFIEFFEPLLIAGKDILHVSLSSGLSGAYNSANIAKNDLLNKYPNRKIEIVDSLGASSGYGLLIEMLTDMRDNGASYEEVHKWAENNKLLIHHWFFSTDLTSYIKGGRISKTAGLFGTILGICPLLNMDDKGHLIPREKIRSKKKVIYEIVEKMKVNAQNGLNYSGKCFISHSACLNDARAVADLIEATFKNLNGKVMINSVGTVIGSHTGPGTVALFFIGGKR; this is encoded by the coding sequence ATGCAACAATATGCTATAACCTGCTGTTCAACAGCAGATATGCCGAATGAATATTTTCAGGAAAAGTCTATACAGTATGTATGTTTTCATTTTAGTATAGACGGGAAACAATATCAGGATGATTTGGGGAAGTCTATGCCTTATAAGGAATTCTATGAAAAAATTTCTACTGGTTCCCAAGCTACAACTTCTCAGGTTAATGTTCAGGAGTTTATAGAGTTTTTTGAACCACTTTTAATAGCTGGGAAAGACATACTACATGTAAGTTTATCATCTGGTTTATCCGGTGCTTATAATTCGGCAAACATTGCCAAAAATGATCTTTTAAACAAATATCCAAATAGAAAAATTGAAATTGTCGATTCTTTGGGAGCATCTTCGGGTTATGGGCTTCTTATTGAAATGCTGACAGATATGCGGGACAATGGTGCATCTTATGAAGAAGTTCACAAATGGGCAGAAAATAATAAGTTACTTATTCATCACTGGTTTTTTTCAACAGATTTAACATCATATATAAAAGGTGGTCGAATCTCTAAAACAGCAGGATTATTTGGTACAATTTTAGGTATTTGTCCTCTTTTAAACATGGATGATAAGGGACATTTGATTCCGAGAGAGAAAATCAGGTCAAAAAAGAAAGTCATTTATGAAATTGTAGAAAAAATGAAAGTCAATGCTCAGAATGGTTTAAACTACAGTGGTAAATGTTTTATCTCGCATTCTGCTTGTTTAAATGACGCACGTGCAGTGGCTGACTTGATTGAAGCCACTTTTAAAAATTTAAACGGGAAGGTAATGATAAACAGTGTAGGCACTGTAATTGGTTCACACACTGGCCCCGGCACAGTCGCTTTATTTTTTATTGGAGGAAAAAGATAG
- a CDS encoding HD domain-containing protein, whose translation MKILNLFKNKVKFPPEQLEQLFYAYAIPILKNKNMMTTKEYCQHGNTSCYLHSISVAYYSLRLANVLRLNYDLESLIKGALLHDYFLYDWHKKSKNHRLHGFSHPVVALKNAKKEYVLNDIETDIIIKHMFPLTILPPIYKESILVCLVDKICSIKEVFYFGLQKIYHIELKINLYTTI comes from the coding sequence TTGAAAATACTTAATTTATTTAAAAATAAAGTAAAATTTCCACCAGAACAGTTAGAACAACTATTTTATGCTTATGCTATACCTATCCTGAAAAATAAAAATATGATGACTACAAAGGAATATTGCCAACATGGAAATACATCGTGTTATTTGCATAGTATTTCTGTTGCATATTATAGTTTAAGACTTGCTAACGTACTGAGATTAAATTATGATTTAGAGAGTTTGATTAAGGGAGCACTTTTACATGATTATTTCTTATATGACTGGCATAAAAAAAGCAAAAATCACAGATTACATGGGTTTTCCCATCCAGTAGTTGCACTAAAAAACGCAAAAAAGGAATATGTATTAAACGATATAGAAACAGATATAATAATAAAACATATGTTTCCATTAACAATTTTACCTCCAATATATAAAGAAAGCATTTTAGTTTGCTTAGTTGATAAAATTTGTAGCATTAAAGAGGTTTTTTACTTTGGATTACAGAAAATATATCATATTGAATTAAAGATAAACTTGTATACCACTATATAG